In Mesorhizobium sp. J428, the genomic window AGCCCATGAAGCTCTCCGCCCTGCCCGGCCGCATTGCCCGCTCGATCGCCTTCCGGACGCGCCGCGCCAATCACTGGATCGTCGCCAAGATCGTGTTCACGACCTTCGCGCTGCTGCAGAAACTGCCGGCCGACAGGGCGCTCAACGTGTCAGACCGCCTCGCGCGCCGCGTTGGGCCATGGACCAGTCGCCACCGCATCGCGATGGACAATCTGCGCAAGGCTTATCCCGAAAAGAGCGAGGCCGAGTGCCAGGAGATCGCGCTCGACATGTGGGGCCACATGGCCCGGCTCGGGGTCGAATACGTCTTCCTCGACAAGCTCTACGATTTCGACGCGGAAAAGCAGACGCCCGGCCGCGTCGAATTCAAGGGCGGCGAGATCTTCACGGAAATGCGCAAGCGCCGCAGACCGCGCATCTTCTTCACGGCGCACACCGGTAACTTCGAGATGTTCCCGATCGCGGCCTCGTCGCTGGGCATGACGGTCGCGTCGCTCTTCCGTGCTCCCAACAATCCGTTCATCGCCCAGGAGATTAGCCAGAGGCGCAAGATCTCCGGCAACCGCATGGTTCGTTCGAAGGCGGGCGCCGCCTATGTGCTGGCGCGCATTCTCCACAACAAGGGCAATGTCGGCGCACTCGTCGACCAGAAGTTCAGCAAGGGCATCCCGACCACCTTCTTCGGCCGCCGCTGCGAGACAAGCCCGCTCGTGCCGCGGCTCGCACGGCAATACGATGCAGAGATTTACCCGGTCCGCTGCGTGCGCCTGCCGGACAACCGCTACCGTCTCGAACTGTTCGACAAGATCGAGCCACCGCGCGATGCCCGCGGCCAGATCGACGCCGATGCCCTTTGCCAGATGATCAACGACATCGTCGAAGGCTGGGTGCGGGAATATCCGGGGCAGTGGATGTGGTTCCATCGCCGGTGGGGCTGACCGGCTTGCCTTCGTCGTCTGATCAGCTTCCGTAGTAGTTCATCACGGCGTGCCGCGCCTCCGCGAAGAACAGCCAGCGCTCGGCCAGCGTGCCCGCGAAGAAGGCCAGCGCCGCAAGGGCCGAGAGGACCGTGGCAACCGCGGGTGAGGTGCCTGCGGTCGCCGCGAGCAACAGAAGCAGCGCCGGCAGCGCACCGCCGACGATCAGCGC contains:
- a CDS encoding lipid A biosynthesis lauroyl acyltransferase, with translation MKLSALPGRIARSIAFRTRRANHWIVAKIVFTTFALLQKLPADRALNVSDRLARRVGPWTSRHRIAMDNLRKAYPEKSEAECQEIALDMWGHMARLGVEYVFLDKLYDFDAEKQTPGRVEFKGGEIFTEMRKRRRPRIFFTAHTGNFEMFPIAASSLGMTVASLFRAPNNPFIAQEISQRRKISGNRMVRSKAGAAYVLARILHNKGNVGALVDQKFSKGIPTTFFGRRCETSPLVPRLARQYDAEIYPVRCVRLPDNRYRLELFDKIEPPRDARGQIDADALCQMINDIVEGWVREYPGQWMWFHRRWG